Within the Eucalyptus grandis isolate ANBG69807.140 chromosome 1, ASM1654582v1, whole genome shotgun sequence genome, the region CGAGGTCGATCACGGGCCCGGCGCCAGGGGACGGGACGGCGATAAGGGCGGGGCCAGACGGCGGTTGCTGCGTGGCTCACGGTAGCATGGTACATGTTTATGATTGGATGATGGAAGAGCACCCGCCGATCAATCTCGATTACCAGAGGGTTAACGATGCCGGTTGGATTGATCCGGAGAGCATAGTGATCAGTGCTTGCGAGCGTTTGGGAACTGGGGATGGAGGGATGGGCTTGTTTAGCTCATCCACAGGTGAATTGAGGTACAAGTTTCAGGTGAGCCATCAGAATCAGATCAAGAGCTACACTGCTGGGGCCTTGACCTTCAACTCAGATTACAAGATCTTCTCAAGCTGCAAAGGGAGGAGCAATGAGTATGGTGTGGGAGTTTGGGACCCGATCGCGGAAAAACAGGTTGATTTCTTCTATGAATCGCCCGGTTGGTCGCTTGGGGATGCTGATAAGCTGCAATGGCTAAATGGGTACAACTGTTTGTTAGTTGCTACCCTGTTTCCTCGAAAGGACAACTGTTACATCAGTTTGTTGGACTTTAGGCAGAAGAACATGGTGTGGTCTTGGTCGGATATCGGCACGCCAATAACCTTTGACGAGAAGCGAGTTAGGGATGCGATTGCGATGGAGGGGAGCAGTTCGATCTGTGTGGTGAACGAGTACGAGGACTTGGGATTTATGGACTTAAGGAGTGCGGCCGGGAGTGTCAGGTGGAGCTCGAGAAGCCGGCTCATGAACGGGAAGCTGTCGGATGAGCCATGTTACCCTAAATTGGCATTGCATGACGGGCAGTTATTTTCGTCCATGAGTGACTGCATTTCGGTTTTCAGTGGTCCTGACTGTGTTCTGACTTCGAGGCTTCGGAGAAGTTATGGAGGTtccatttgtgatttttcgaTTGGCGGAGATCGGCTCTTCGCATTACATAGCGAGGAGAATGTGTTCGATATATGGGAGACTCCGCCTACATCAGTTCTATGAGTCCTAGTAGTATCGTTCTGTCTGTTTGGTGATTACAAATTTCTTCTGCTATAGATCATAGAGAAAGGATTTGCAGTTCTTTTCCCCCCTAAGGTTAGATGACaggaattttcttcacaaatttgaagtttgatccttttttcccccttccccttttGGGTTTAACAGTTCCATATGAGATTGATACCTGACAGCTACATAATTAGATATATCTGGATTGAGTTTGTACAGAACATTGCCTATTGGCAGAGAAATATTGAAGTTGTTTACCCATTTCTCGGCTTATGCATATGTAAAGGTAGctactctcttttctttctcatggTTTGTACCCAACACTAGCTTAGAGCTAACTAAACGTTGCAGAAGATAATGCTAGAGAagtgcaagaaagaaagaaagacaaaggacaCTTCAACCCTCTTTATCTTTTCTCCACCAGTAGAGAcctcttctttgcttctttccACTTTTTAAACTTTGACAGTGCTGTCAGTGTCCTGACTAAAAGATCCCAACTCCGTGTTGAAAGTTTGGGTTAGGtttccccttcttttctctttatccTCCTTTGAGGGCATCTTCTTCCATGTGAGCAGTTACGGAAATTTGACAGAATGTGAATATTTTTctggggaaaaggaaaaaagaacttGGGGCATTGCTGATGTAGATTCAACTTTCAGGTCGAGAGCTTTATTCCTGTAGCATCATTGTCCAGAATCTCATAAGGCTCTTGTTGCTCCCAAAAACCCCTAATGATAAGGCCAACACCTCCACCCTTTTGTCGTTTTACAACATGGTTCCCATACATACAGACtgatcctttttttctctccgcCATAGCTCCTTgactttgtttaattttctttgcTCAGAACTCTAGAAAGCCGCCTAGTAGTTGGGGTTTGAAGTCATTGGTGGGAGCACATCTCCAAGCACAACGAGCCGTAATATAGTTATATTATAGTCGACCGGTTGACTACTCTCCCCAACAAGGGTTTTTCTATACATCCCACCATAAAAATACGTGAGTGGGGTTAGATTAAAATCTCCAACCTGTCAAGGCTTAAATTAGACTATCGGCAACACAAACATGTACCCGGAGACAAAGATAAATCAACTGCATATCGTCTTTTCCAATCATCACAGGCCACGACGAGGTAGAAAAGATGACACCTTGAAAGGAGCCTTATAAGCTTGAGTTTTATCGGCACAAGGCAGGACAAGTTCCTGAATCTCTGGCAAGAAACGGGCTGACGCTTGCCCGTACAAGCACCTCAAGGCTAACATTATATAAATAGACGTGTAATTCAAGCATGAGTAGCCGAATTGGTAATAAATATAGGGAGTTTGTGCCTTTTGGCCATAGTTCCAAAGAGAAACGTGCGGGGCATGGTGTGTTTGTTTTCTCTGACCACACCATGGTCCGCTTCTTTGACCTCTGGATATATAATTTTCTGTCTTAATTTGCCGCGATATCATCAGCCACATAAAAGCTTGAGTAGAAGTGACTCGTCAGCTTCCATGAAGCTTCCTTTCGGCTCTTCTCTGATCAGTACTAGGTTTGAAATGTAAATTGACATGAAGtttcagaagaaaaaaacaaaaatacaggGTAATTATAGGCGAGGGAGGACCCCGCAGATGTGTGGACAAACCTTATGGGGCAACACTTCTCTAAAAGGCACAAAGGGCCAGGACTCTTCAGGAGCCAGCAGAGATTAGCACGAGTGGCAATACTAAGTGCCCATCCGTATGTCGCCTCACTCTTTAAACACTGTCCATGAGATGAATCTGCAAACAACTGAAGTCATTTAGCATTGGCATCACAATAAGTGAATGTAACCCCATCATCCGTTTTGTGCACGAGGCATTCATGTTGCTCTTCTCTCACCCTCTTGGCTAAAGTTGTGTAGCAGATTACAGGAAAGAATAAAAGACAGGGAAAGTAGACTGCAGAGTATGCATTTGTATGATTGAATTACACCGTTTTTTTTCCCTGTTCTCTTGATTTGCGAGTTATGGATGCTTCATAGGTTGGAATTTTTTAGAGCCTCTCTCGACCGTCAATGTCCTCGAAACCAAAGGAGACAGGTTTGAATCCCTGGTAGTATACGATGGGTGTTCAGCTATTGTTATCATCCCTCAAGTCTTTGGTTTGACATCAATAGATGAGTGATTGTTTGGCCATTGATTTGCAAGCGAAAAATCCGGACACAGGACCTTGGAATATCAAATTCCTGGACCCAAGCAGCCACAAGTTTTCATTCAGTGCTGTGTATCGGCACTGCTTGAAGAAGTCTCGAAACTTCCTCATACTGATAGGTGACCAGGAATATCATACAGCTTACACTTATCACCCAGCTTAGGAGCCACTAGGAAAACCAGACTTGATTAGAAGCCAAATTCACCCGAAAGCAGTTTGCCGATCGCCTTGTCGTCAGTGGCGGGCACCCTATCTGAACATAGCTGTGGTGCAGCTCTTgcatttatgctcaaggaaagtGCCTAGACATGCACATATATGATTTTTCACCCTTCGGAAGTATCTGCAAAGGAATGTAGAGAAAGAATGACATGAGACGGCAGCCATGAACCTCACATAGGTAAATGACATTGCGACAATGCTTCGAATTCTCAACATGAGTGACCATGACCCAATACTAGAGCACCTGCAGAAAAAATATGGCCACATCTCAAATTTATAGGTTTGTACTACATTGAAAAACCGGGCTGCAGAATTGAGGCAACAATAACTTAATTTGCACTCCTTGATGCACCGAACCAAACGAACAAACTTCAAATGTTCAATGTGGTGTGGCAGGACTCTCAAGTACTAGATAGCTTAATTTGCCACCCTTTAAGCACTCAAGGCAACAAATGCGACCGGGAACAGCGAGTTAAACAGCATAATTGCTATCCGAAAGTCCCAACCCAACGCCATATCAAGTGAACAAAGCTTGAAGCACCAACCCTTTTTTGGCGAATTCGTCCAGCTACGTTTGAAGCATGATAAACGCGAATGAAACGCTGCCCCACACTAGGGATGAAACGTTGCAGATAATCTGAGCACGAGAGAAGATGATTTACGGAGGAGATCAAGCCAAACAAAacagaatgagagagagaattggCTGGAGTACCAAGCAAGGGAATGGGCCGAGCTCGATCCCAAAGGATAGCCCAATAATACTTGATGAAAGAAGGTTTGCTTTTGAGGCCCAGTGGGCTATTCGGGCTAGTCGGGCTTGAGCGAAAGCCTGCCCAATCCATTTCCTTGAAACGTCTGTTTGCCTCTAGGCTACGTATGGTAGACCGGATGTAATTCCGGATATGATAACTTACGTCCTGTTTCGTATTCGGATAACACAAAATCCAGATATGTCCACATATAATCAAGATGTAacctgaataaaaaaaattccacctAAATAAAGAATGGGATATATCCAAATAGGATATCTTCTTATATGGGAAtaaaaagaacgaaaagaaataaaagaaatacattGAGCTGTGGACGGATTGGCATGAGCTCAACCATCTTAGATAAGGGTTCTAGCAAGAATGAATGAACAAACAGTGTTGCGTcaaggtatatatatatatatatcatcagTTTAAGTACATGGAGTGAAAACATATATTACAATATGAACCCAAGGCAAGGTTCCAACCTCACATTAACGTGTAcatttaaagaatttttttttggtaaagtgtaCATTTAAAGAATTAAGAGGTTGTTTTCCCATTAAACCTTTAAATGTTTTCAAGTAAATGTCAAATAACAAGATGGTTAAGTCATTTTATCTCTCTATTTCTGGCGAAGTTTGCAAATCAGTATATAAATTTAACTTTGTACCATTATGGATTGATTGATGGTTGGTGGAGGCCACGGCTCTAGCTTCAACTGTAGCTCCAACTCTGAGTCGAGCCTCACGACGTTATCATTTGGCGTACAGGCAAGCACTTTCTCAAGAGATTACCCATTCTAATAGTGTTTTAGCTTAGGTTCGcttaaatttggaattttgaaacAAAGCTTGTCGTTATATCAAAAGACATCTTTGTGaattaattccaattttcatatATACATTCTAGAATTGCTCTCCCCTTATTTGATTCATTATTGCCTTATTCGCCATCTTAGAAGTTTGTCAAAAGCCACTCCTTATTCAGGCCCTCTGGCCCTAACGATCACTCCTTGCTCTTATTGAATCGGGTTGTTACAGTCTCACCCTTTAATGAGGTACTGTAAGATTTCTTCACCTCACCCTTTTCCCGTAGCTAGATCAATTGCTCTTCTCCAACACCATGATTATGACCAGCATGGAGGGAAAAAAGGGGTTAGTATATAATGTGAAACTAAAGTAAGGTGTTAACCTCACAATACTTTCCAGCTATGGCATCTGTCTTCCATTACCATATTGGAAAAAGGCACATGCAAATCAGCATCTGGAGTCTGATGTTGGTGGGAACCTACCATTAGGCAATACTTCTCTGTTGGGTCCATCATATATGATTTAGCAACACGTTGCTTTCCTGAAAATAGAATAAGTGCCCACCCACCCTTTTCTGCATTGGCATGATATGGAGAGGAtcgattaaaagaaaaaggaatctTTATTCATACATAACTCATCAGTTCCATTGGCCTTACCCCCAGTTTGACTGGTTAATTAGGCACTGTCAAAGGTGGTTAAGAACTTAACATCTCAACCGTCGCAAGATCTGTCCTCTTTTGACTCGCATGCCGCATTTCCATGATCCTTAAACAAATCACCTCGTAAATTGTTTGCTGTAGTAAGTCAAAGTGTTCTCGAGAATTTCATCTTCTAGTGAGTCAAAAAAGAAGGttaaaagataacaaaaatgATGATTTGATCCTACAATGTCATTATGGGAAACTTGAAGGTGTTCTCTTCACATTATCTTACGACATCTCTTTCTGAATAGGAGAAATTCcagattcttttcttgtttgttttactctaatttttaatgcacacTCAAACTTTTATCTTATTTCTTTGTAATGTGTGGAAGCGGAACTATACACCTGAATCTAAAGGTCTCCCACCTCAATCCTTTTTAAAAGTGAATAATCGAACTCCTCACCTTCTTTTTCATGTGAGATGAGTAGCCAAATGGTTGAGAAATTCAAGATTTAGGATGcttaaaagagagaataaatggCAGAACAAAAGAGCCAAAACCAAGCGGCAGAGAAGGAATGGAACTTGAAAGGTAAAAAATGGAGGACAGTCGTCGCCGCTGATTTGGTAGGCCAAACGGGACCAGGCGTTACCCCGCTGTGATGCATTGGAAACTTTCCACGCTGTACCGCGTCGTGTCCATTTCTCCTCCTCATTTCACAGAAAACTCTTCCTGGGAGAATCTCCAGGAGAAGATCTACTGTACCATTTAGCTTCTTGGCAGCTTCCTTTGCACAGCTTCTGGTCAATCTCCACCGACACGCTTGTACCcacatttttcacttttgttttttctctgttttttccctTGGTCCTTTCTCTGTTTTATCTCACACCCACACGAAATGAATCCGAACAAGCAAGgaaccacctctctctctctctctctctcactcactatAAAATAAATGGCATGCGAACGATGATGGGCTTCTGTATTCTGATTGCCTCGTTTGACGTGCTTCCCCAGATATCTTTTTGGTACAAAGGTCTTATCAGATCCCACCGAAAGCTCTTGTTGCCTTCGCCTTGTTGCCTCGCTCCCGCTGAAATCTCACTACCCTGTTCATTTTCTCACCaagaaacagaaacagagaagaagcaaaagggaaGCTCTTTTTCTCGGTTAGTTTTGCAGAACTGAGACGGAGAGTCGCACGGATCGTGATGGACACGAGTAAGAGGAGCAGTGGGGTGAGGAATGGGGTGGTGACAGGATCAGTTTGGGAGAGGAGGATGAGGTTAGATGAAGTGAAAGGTGGGATCAGGGTCTTCGGTGTCGTCGAAGATGAGGACAATGGCACCGCTACTGTTGTGCCCACCGCTCCTAGTTCTGTCCCATTGAGAAAGAGTGAAGTTGTGGGGAAGAGAAGGACATGGAAATCAGAGAGCATCGATGGCCCAATTCAGATCGCAAGGGAGGTCAATGAGTCGAGCAACGGTCTTGATGAGCATGTCAAGGAAATGAGTTTTTCGGGCGATgggatcaagaaaaagaagagccCAATTCTGGGTGTGAAGCAAAGGAGAGAACTTGGAATTTCTCAGGAGAGAAAATCAAGGCCTGAGGCCAAGGAGGCGAGTGAATCTGTTCTTGGCGCTGAAAAGGTTGTTTCAGCTGAACCGCGGAAGAAAAATTTGGAGCCTTCGAAGGATTTATGTCAATCTGGTCATGCGGGATCCGAGGAAAATTGCAAGGAGGTTGGGGTTTGTCAAGAGAGAATCATTTCCAGCACTGTAAGCAATGTGGGTCAGGTCAAGCCTGCTCCAAAGGTGGTCCATGATTATGACCTTCATGGTAATCATGGTAGTGATGATGGGGATGAAGAATTTTTCGATGATGAGGGATTGGAGGCTGATTGCTTCGATGAGAAAGCTGCGACTAAGGTTGAAAAACACAGCTTCGACATCGAGAAAGTTCACACAGCAGAGCAGAAATCCAAAAAAGTggcaagaggagagagagtagatAATCATTTCGGCGAAAAGCACAAACCCATTTGTTTTGATGCTGTGAAACGACCTCCTTCTATGTTGAACCGTAATGGAGTGCACAGAAGTACTGCTTATACTCCTCTGAGTCAGCCGACATCTTTGTGTGCAACTAAAGAGCCGCCTGCTACCACAAAATACTCTACTATTCATCAAAATTTCGCCAAGCATAATACATGTAAGTTTTGCATTCATGAGTTCTAGTTCGTTGGCACTTTTATTACTTGTCCTGCCATCACAGTTTTCTGTTCTCTGTTACAGTATCGGATGAAAACCGATGTTCCAGTGACACGCAGGAGGGATGGCAAATTTTGGGTAATTCTCGCTTTCTTGGACCTCCCTGAACTACATTTTCTGTGGACTCTGTAACTCAATTTAGGCTTAAAAAATTTCGTGTTCTTTTTATTCAGTGGATCTGGTGATATGGAAAGATGCATCTAAGTCAGCATTAGCCTTTGCATTTGGAACACTATTGATAATATCATCCTCCTATGCTAAGCATCTCGATTACAGGTAAAGAATGTGATATTGGCTTATTAGGTTATTTACTCTGTTTCAGATGAGAATTGAGTTTGAGACCTTGTTTCTTTTCTGCTTCTCCAGCTTCATTTCTCTGGCTTCTTATCTGAGTCTCATCGTTCTTGCTGCGATATTCCTGTACAGATCCATCGCTAGCAGGTAATACAGTTACAATATAAGTTCAAGAGATGATGTCGCCAGATTACTTGTTCTCCTAACTTAGTGCTGTTGTCGCATCTGTTTGCTTTCAGGGGTTATGTGGATCTGGCCGCTATGAGACGTGAGTGCGAAGAGGAAGAGGCAATGCGGTTGGTGAAGTTGGTGCTTCCTTGCTACAGCAAGTTCTTGTTCATGCTTCGAGCTATTCTCTCTGGAGACCCATCGACTACAATGAAGGTGAGGTGATTTTGCTTATTAACTAGCAACCTTTTTAAGTGCGGAAGCTAATGAGTGGTGGAAATTGCAGTTGGCAGTCCTGCTTTTTGTTGTGGCCAAATGCGGAAGCTATATGACCGTAGGGATGATGGTCAAACTTGGTAAGTTCTCATTAGATTTGTTAGTAAGAAGATTTCAGGATTTTAATGTAAAGCCTTTGATTGTAAGAAGGATCATCACAGGCTCTGTTGGAGTGCATACGAGTGTCTAGTTGTAGAATTTATGGTGACTTTCAGCCCATGTTATTGATTTGACACTGCCTGTGAAAAGAATGGTTTTTGGCTACCTTTTTAAAGAATGGGGAGGGAAGGGAGCATAATACCGTGCAATATTCACCCTCAAAAGACTTGATAACAACTTAAAAGCATTTGCTCACTGAAGCAGTTGCTTGTTTGATGCTGATTGTCCACAGGCTTCTCTAATTCTCTCTATCATCTGAGATGCAgccaaatgcaagaaaaatcatCGAAATATTTATGCAATTGCCTTATCTTACTTGCGCTTTGCATTGCTCATTACTGCAGGATTTTTTGGAGCTTTCATTGTACCAAAACTCTGCTTGACGTATTCTGGGCATATAACTACACAAGGTAAACTATAACTTGGCTGCAGCATGCTTACGTGCTGTGCCTGCGCTAGTGATgtgtattaaaaaaatccatctaTGCAACTCTCCAAATAAGATCTTACTCCAAACGATCACTACCTCGAGCACTCTTTCAGGATCTTGGCCCACGTGGAGCAAGCTAGGTAGGTTGTCACAAATGGGCATCCATGCCATACTTGCATGACAGCCTAGCCGATCCACATGGGTTGCAGCCCAGAAGGGATACTCTAGTTGATCATTTAAGAATGGATCTTACTTGGAGTGTTGCAATGAGTTCCAAAAAGGAAGTCTAGTCTTTCCATGCGAAGCATGCATATTCTCGTGGACTTTCATTTACTCCAATTCGAATTTGCCTGTAATTTTCTGCTTCATCATCCTTTATTGGACTGTGAGTTCTGTATTTTGGTACCTATAGGATCTCATTCATCTGTGCCTCTTCATTGAGATTAGGTTACTACAAAGAGAGCTGGACAGAGCTCCTGGTATCCTTTTGAACCAGCTCCTTTACAATGTTTATGTCATCTTCAGTGGGATGACTAGCACTGTTTAGAGAAAGCTTAACTTTTTTATGGTTTGGTTGTATCCTAGAAACAATTTTCTGGTATGACTAGAGAAATTGCAGGAGACAGTATGACATTCAAAATTGAATTCTTACATCTAATCAATCCAATGTCGATTGTGCAGGAAAGGTTTTGATTCAACTGTTTCGAGATTCTTGGGGTGTGTGCTCTCACAAAAAAGTCGTAGCTGCTATCACATTTTCAATCTTTTGGAGCTTTTCTTCTATCGTTGGGAGAGTTTGGGGAGGTAAGGTTTCTCTCGATCTGAATAGCTTTCCAATTCGACTCAAGGCATTTGATATCAGTCTATTTCCACGTGCAGTGTTTTTTGCGTATATCGCATTTAGATATTATGAGCAGACTACAAGGGATGGGTCAGCTGGAAATTGTAGAGGAGCTGAGTTCGTCAAGAGTGGATGCACAGGATCGAATACGCAGAGGTATGGACCAACTGTGGTagaacaaagaaaggaaaagaaggcaTCCTAATCCTGGATTAATTGCTGTGTAGTCAAGTTTCATGTGATTGCTTTCGGCCCCAAAGAAGGCATCCTAGTCCTGGATTAATTGCTGTGTAGTCACAAGTTTCATGTGATTGCTTTCTGCCCCAAACCATCTCGCATTAGACCCACAGACTCACGGCAAGCAAACATGCTTTCGATATCCTCATCAGCCGTGTCGTGGTGCCAATGGATGGCTTCAACTCAAGCCATTTCGTGGAACGTGAGGTTGTTTCGAAGAGTAAATGGTACTATGGGTGGATTTAGCTAATATCTGATCCTGCTGGATGCGCAACAACTGAAGTCTGGCTAACACTTCGTTCTGCAGTTTAGATTGATGTCAGTGACTTAATTACATTGTCCTTGGCAGGCAATCTGTTCTTTATTGAAGTCACATTCTCACTAGCAGTTCTAGTTGTAACTGGATGATGTACTTTATGCCGACCCTcttcatatgaaaatgaagCAGGAAAATTCAGACCCACAGCATGATGGCCCCAAGGACGAGTTCGGCGTCTGGGGTCACGGACGGATTGTAGAATGTTGTTCAAATGATACGGCCGAAAATGTTGCGGACTGCTCATTAAAAGAGTTTACTCATTTGATTAGTGGCTTCATCTGTTAGGAAATGCTGGCTGATTAATTTTGTCTGTCAGGTTCACTAGCATTGCTCCTAGTTCTGTGGGCCTCCAATCTCATGGGCTGACAGCTTCATGAGGCCAACATCGACTCAAGTGGGTTGGAATCCAATGATTTCACCATGGGCTTCGAGTTCGAATTTCCTGTTGCTTTTGGATGGCTCAACATGGTCTTAGCCTTGAAAAACTAGTCAATTGGATTAGTAAATGAAATAGGAAAAGATTGTTCATAACTTTTAGAAGAACTGTTGACAGTCGAGATCTTTCTTTATTAAGTTCATAAACGAACGACTTGGACCTTCAAAACAAAATGGTTACGAGGCTAAGATAAAGCGATTGGATCCTCCGAATGGACCCTCGTGCCGGTTTCATGTGATTGCTTTCTGCCCCAAACCATCTCGCATTAAACTCACAGCCTCACGGTTAAGCGGACATGGAATGTTTGCGAAGAGTAAACAGTTCTATCGGCGGAATTAGCTAATATCTGATCCTGCTGGATGTGCAACAACTGAAGTCTGGCTAATACTTTGTTCTGCAGTTTAGATTGATCAGGGACTTAATTACATTGCCCTTCAGCAGGCAGTCTGTTCTCTATCAATGTCACATTTTCATTGGCAGTTCTAATTGTAACCCGAAGAGGTACTTTATACCAACATTCTTCATGTGAAAATGAAGCAGGAAAATTCGGACCCATAGCATGCTTGCCCCAAGGACCGGCTTCGGCATCTGGGGTTGCCAACGGAATATCATTTGAATGATGTGGCCAAGAATATTGCCAGCTACTTATTAAGAGAATCATACTGAGCATTTGATGAGTGGCTTCATCTGTTAGTAAGGGTGAGTATGGTTCGAGTTGGACTAATCCAGCACCCAACTTAAATACCAACCCGCACAATATTGGTCCCAAATTTTTTGGACTAAGGACCAACCCTATTAAGCATGGGATCGAGGATTGGATTAACTCTATTGGTCCGGTCTGGCTTCACGGTCAACTCAGGATTAAtcaattatttctttattttgt harbors:
- the LOC104436097 gene encoding reticulon-like protein B21 isoform X1, with translation MDTSKRSSGVRNGVVTGSVWERRMRLDEVKGGIRVFGVVEDEDNGTATVVPTAPSSVPLRKSEVVGKRRTWKSESIDGPIQIAREVNESSNGLDEHVKEMSFSGDGIKKKKSPILGVKQRRELGISQERKSRPEAKEASESVLGAEKVVSAEPRKKNLEPSKDLCQSGHAGSEENCKEVGVCQERIISSTVSNVGQVKPAPKVVHDYDLHGNHGSDDGDEEFFDDEGLEADCFDEKAATKVEKHSFDIEKVHTAEQKSKKVARGERVDNHFGEKHKPICFDAVKRPPSMLNRNGVHRSTAYTPLSQPTSLCATKEPPATTKYSTIHQNFAKHNTLSDENRCSSDTQEGWQILVDLVIWKDASKSALAFAFGTLLIISSSYAKHLDYSFISLASYLSLIVLAAIFLYRSIASRGYVDLAAMRRECEEEEAMRLVKLVLPCYSKFLFMLRAILSGDPSTTMKLAVLLFVVAKCGSYMTVGMMVKLGFFGAFIVPKLCLTYSGHITTQGKVLIQLFRDSWGVCSHKKVVAAITFSIFWSFSSIVGRVWGGKVSLDLNSFPIRLKAFDISLFPRAVFFAYIAFRYYEQTTRDGSAGNCRGAEFVKSGCTGSNTQRYGPTVVEQRKEKKAS
- the LOC104436097 gene encoding reticulon-like protein B21 isoform X2 — protein: MDTSKRSSGVRNGVVTGSVWERRMRLDEVKGGIRVFGVVEDEDNGTATVVPTAPSSVPLRKSEVVGKRRTWKSESIDGPIQIAREVNESSNGLDEHVKEMSFSGDGIKKKKSPILGVKQRRELGISQERKSRPEAKEASESVLGAEKVVSAEPRKKNLEPSKDLCQSGHAGSEENCKEVGVCQERIISSTVSNVGQVKPAPKVVHDYDLHGNHGSDDGDEEFFDDEGLEADCFDEKAATKVEKHSFDIEKVHTAEQKSKKVARGERVDNHFGEKHKPICFDAVKRPPSMLNRNGVHRSTAYTPLSQPTSLCATKEPPATTKYSTIHQNFAKHNTLSDENRCSSDTQEGWQILVDLVIWKDASKSALAFAFGTLLIISSSYAKHLDYSFISLASYLSLIVLAAIFLYRSIASRGYVDLAAMRRECEEEEAMRLVKLVLPCYSKFLFMLRAILSGDPSTTMKLAVLLFVVAKCGSYMTVGMMVKLGFFGAFIVPKLCLTYSGHITTQGKVLIQLFRDSWGVCSHKKVVAAITFSIFWSFSSIVGRVWGVFFAYIAFRYYEQTTRDGSAGNCRGAEFVKSGCTGSNTQRYGPTVVEQRKEKKAS
- the LOC104436096 gene encoding BTB/POZ domain-containing protein At2g24240 gives rise to the protein MMGIQRDRVRFNVGGRTFETTSTTLANAGRNSFFGALFDDNWNLQPMNSSSELFLDRNPDCFAVLLDLLRTGDLYVPPNVPEKLLCREAQFYGVLDHVRAAKWGQFDGNRLRLSRSITGPAPGDGTAIRAGPDGGCCVAHGSMVHVYDWMMEEHPPINLDYQRVNDAGWIDPESIVISACERLGTGDGGMGLFSSSTGELRYKFQVSHQNQIKSYTAGALTFNSDYKIFSSCKGRSNEYGVGVWDPIAEKQVDFFYESPGWSLGDADKLQWLNGYNCLLVATLFPRKDNCYISLLDFRQKNMVWSWSDIGTPITFDEKRVRDAIAMEGSSSICVVNEYEDLGFMDLRSAAGSVRWSSRSRLMNGKLSDEPCYPKLALHDGQLFSSMSDCISVFSGPDCVLTSRLRRSYGGSICDFSIGGDRLFALHSEENVFDIWETPPTSVL